A window from Streptomyces sp. NBC_00335 encodes these proteins:
- a CDS encoding AAA family ATPase, which translates to MTIELAPPTDTFERVPPQDEYAELFVLAACLQGAQALTTALEILTPAAFYRPINATVFRAMADMRADGKRAIDPITVNKHLADAGDLGSVGGPGYVFWIMQQCPYATNPGDYAEVVHDRALRRDLIKHGANLVERGYQTETATADLVEKAVTAARELRDQGMAAEELPTEDILDFVEHEDTFNWIVPGLLERMDRLILTASEGGGKSTLLRQMSVTLAAGIHPFRTWETIEPVKVLTLDCENSAASSRRKFRPLLAAAAKIEQSVRRGMFHIECRPEGLDLTQPRDRAWMMRRVEKIKPEVLIIGPVYRLHAGDPNSEELARKVSVVIDEARATAGCAVLLEAHAPHHNGMGQHRNLRPLGSSLWMRWPEFGFGLRPVEDEKSAANTEGCRGRRVVPWRGMRDERDWPAFIRQGENWPWETYTPMDADQFTGYSPTGAIW; encoded by the coding sequence GGAGCCCAGGCCCTCACGACCGCTCTGGAGATCCTCACCCCGGCCGCCTTCTACCGCCCGATCAACGCCACCGTCTTCCGGGCCATGGCCGACATGCGGGCCGACGGCAAGAGGGCCATCGACCCGATCACCGTGAACAAGCACCTCGCCGACGCCGGCGACCTCGGATCCGTCGGCGGACCCGGCTACGTCTTCTGGATCATGCAGCAGTGCCCCTACGCCACGAACCCCGGCGACTACGCCGAGGTCGTCCACGACCGGGCCCTGCGCCGCGACCTCATCAAGCACGGTGCCAACCTCGTCGAGAGGGGCTATCAGACCGAGACCGCCACCGCCGACCTCGTCGAGAAGGCCGTCACCGCCGCCCGGGAACTCCGCGACCAGGGCATGGCGGCCGAGGAGCTGCCCACCGAGGACATCCTCGACTTCGTCGAGCACGAGGACACGTTCAACTGGATCGTCCCCGGACTCCTCGAGCGCATGGACCGGCTGATCCTCACCGCGTCCGAAGGCGGCGGCAAGTCCACCCTCCTCCGCCAGATGTCAGTCACCCTCGCCGCCGGTATCCACCCGTTTCGCACCTGGGAGACCATCGAGCCGGTCAAGGTGCTCACCCTTGACTGCGAGAACTCGGCTGCCTCCTCGCGCCGCAAGTTCCGCCCCCTCCTCGCAGCCGCCGCGAAGATCGAGCAAAGCGTCCGGCGAGGCATGTTCCACATCGAGTGCCGCCCGGAAGGCCTCGACCTCACCCAACCCCGCGACCGCGCCTGGATGATGCGCCGCGTCGAAAAGATCAAGCCCGAAGTCCTGATCATCGGCCCCGTCTACCGGCTGCACGCCGGCGACCCGAACAGCGAAGAGCTCGCCCGCAAGGTGTCCGTCGTCATCGACGAGGCCCGCGCCACCGCCGGATGCGCCGTCCTCCTCGAAGCCCACGCCCCCCACCACAACGGCATGGGACAACACCGCAACCTCCGCCCCCTCGGCAGTTCCCTCTGGATGCGCTGGCCCGAGTTCGGCTTCGGCCTCCGCCCCGTCGAAGACGAAAAGTCCGCCGCCAACACCGAAGGCTGCCGCGGCCGACGTGTCGTCCCCTGGCGCGGCATGCGCGACGAGCGCGACTGGCCCGCCTTCATCCGCCAAGGCGAGAACTGGCCCTGGGAGACCTACACCCCGATGGACGCCGACCAGTTCACCGGCTACTCCCCGACAGGAGCGATCTGGTGA
- a CDS encoding LuxR C-terminal-related transcriptional regulator, translating into MTAPARQLARRELQALHLVAAGTTHAEAARQLVMTPKGFTATVNRAMRKLGARNAPHAVLLACRAGILDGRLLEHGDHNGYETHIRRRIPLCDDCRDGEKAYRDGLKAARQAQEAA; encoded by the coding sequence GTGACCGCGCCTGCCCGGCAGTTGGCCCGCCGTGAACTCCAGGCCCTCCACCTCGTCGCGGCGGGCACCACCCACGCCGAGGCCGCCCGACAGCTCGTTATGACCCCGAAGGGATTCACGGCGACGGTGAACCGGGCGATGCGCAAGCTCGGCGCCCGCAACGCTCCGCACGCGGTCCTTCTGGCGTGCCGGGCCGGGATCCTCGACGGCCGTCTCCTCGAGCACGGTGACCACAACGGCTACGAGACGCACATCCGGCGCCGGATCCCGCTGTGCGACGACTGCCGCGACGGCGAGAAGGCGTACCGCGACGGACTCAAGGCTGCACGGCAGGCCCAAGAAGCGGCCTGA